A window of Rhizobium acidisoli contains these coding sequences:
- the mdh gene encoding malate dehydrogenase, which yields MARNKIALIGSGMIGGTLAHLAGLKELGDIVLFDIADGIPQGKGLDISQSSPVEGFDVNLTGASDYSAIEGADVCIVTAGVARKPGMSRDDLLGINLKVMEQVGAGIKKYAPDAFVICITNPLDAMVWALQKFSGLPANKVVGMAGVLDSSRFRLFLAKEFNVSVQDVTAFVLGGHGDTMVPLARYSTVGGIPLTDLVTMGWVTKERLEEIIQRTRDGGAEIVGLLKTGSAYYAPAASAIEMAESYLKDKKRVLPCAAHLSGQYGVKDMYVGVPTVIGAGGVERIIEIDLNKTEKEAFDKSVGAVAGLCEACINIAPALK from the coding sequence ATGGCGCGTAACAAGATCGCACTCATTGGTTCTGGCATGATTGGTGGCACGCTGGCGCACCTCGCCGGCCTGAAGGAACTGGGCGACATCGTCCTCTTCGACATTGCGGACGGCATTCCCCAGGGCAAGGGTCTCGATATCTCCCAGTCTTCGCCGGTCGAAGGCTTCGACGTCAACCTGACAGGCGCCAGCGACTATTCCGCGATCGAAGGCGCTGACGTCTGCATCGTCACCGCCGGCGTTGCCCGCAAGCCCGGCATGAGCCGCGACGATCTTCTCGGCATCAACCTCAAGGTCATGGAGCAGGTCGGCGCCGGCATCAAGAAATATGCCCCGGACGCTTTCGTGATCTGCATCACCAACCCGCTCGACGCCATGGTCTGGGCGCTGCAGAAGTTTTCCGGCCTTCCGGCCAACAAGGTCGTCGGCATGGCCGGCGTTCTCGACTCCTCGCGCTTCCGTCTTTTCCTCGCCAAGGAATTCAACGTCTCCGTCCAGGACGTCACCGCCTTCGTGCTCGGCGGCCACGGCGACACGATGGTGCCGCTCGCCCGCTACTCGACGGTCGGCGGCATTCCGCTCACCGACCTCGTCACCATGGGCTGGGTCACCAAGGAGCGCCTCGAAGAGATCATCCAGCGCACGCGTGACGGCGGCGCCGAAATCGTCGGCCTGCTGAAGACCGGCTCGGCCTATTACGCGCCGGCCGCCTCGGCGATCGAGATGGCCGAATCCTACCTCAAGGACAAGAAGCGCGTTCTGCCCTGCGCGGCTCACCTGAGCGGCCAGTACGGCGTCAAGGACATGTATGTCGGCGTTCCCACCGTCATCGGCGCCGGCGGTGTCGAGCGCATCATCGAGATCGATCTCAACAAGACCGAGAAGGAAGCCTTCGACAAGTCCGTCGGCGCCGTCGCCGGTCTCTGCGAAGCCTGCATCAATATCGCGCCTGCCCTCAAGTAA
- the zapE gene encoding cell division protein ZapE: MQPMPDYALSVCEQLKSLTLSGALQVDSAQMDVAKSLDRVLAGLKQQRPAAKSSALGWLFAAKKKSAAGIKGLYIHGSVGRGKTMLMDMFFSMAPSKKKRRAHFHEFMADVHNRIAAHRLKLKNGETKQADPMPPVAAALYEEAELLCFDEFTVTDIADAMILSRLFSELFARGCVLVATSNVEPDNLYPDGLNRGLFLPFVALLKQHVDVVTLDSPTDYRMEKLSSQPVYLVPINDHNDMAMDASWTQALHGRKAQPLDIPMKGRHIHVPLAVERMARFSFTDLCDKPLGAVDFLAIAERFDTVFLDHVPLLGPEKRNQIKRFIIMVDTFYDHAVRLYISAAAMPEELLLHRRGTEGFEFDRTASRLFEMRSAEYLALHHEKRAAE; the protein is encoded by the coding sequence ATGCAGCCAATGCCAGATTATGCGCTCAGCGTCTGCGAACAGCTTAAATCGCTGACGCTTTCCGGTGCGCTGCAGGTCGATTCCGCCCAGATGGATGTGGCCAAAAGCCTGGATCGGGTGCTTGCCGGGCTGAAGCAGCAACGGCCGGCGGCAAAATCGAGCGCGCTTGGCTGGCTGTTTGCCGCCAAGAAGAAATCCGCCGCCGGCATCAAAGGGCTTTATATCCACGGCAGCGTCGGACGCGGCAAGACCATGCTGATGGACATGTTCTTCTCGATGGCGCCCTCCAAGAAGAAGCGGCGGGCGCATTTCCACGAATTCATGGCGGATGTGCACAACCGCATCGCAGCGCACCGGCTGAAGCTCAAGAACGGCGAGACGAAGCAGGCCGACCCGATGCCGCCGGTTGCCGCCGCGCTCTACGAGGAAGCGGAACTGCTCTGCTTCGACGAATTCACGGTCACCGATATCGCCGATGCAATGATCCTGTCGCGGCTGTTCTCCGAGCTTTTCGCGCGCGGGTGCGTGCTGGTCGCGACATCGAATGTCGAGCCCGACAATCTCTACCCGGATGGCCTGAACCGCGGCCTCTTCCTGCCCTTCGTCGCCCTTCTCAAGCAGCATGTCGACGTCGTCACCCTGGATTCGCCGACCGATTACCGGATGGAGAAGCTGAGCAGCCAGCCGGTCTATCTGGTGCCGATCAACGACCATAACGACATGGCGATGGATGCGTCCTGGACGCAGGCGCTGCACGGGCGCAAGGCGCAGCCGCTGGATATTCCGATGAAGGGGCGCCACATCCACGTGCCGCTCGCCGTCGAGCGCATGGCGCGGTTTTCCTTCACCGATCTGTGCGACAAGCCGCTTGGGGCGGTCGACTTCCTGGCGATCGCCGAGCGCTTCGACACGGTCTTCCTCGATCACGTTCCCTTGCTCGGGCCGGAAAAACGGAACCAGATCAAACGCTTCATCATTATGGTCGATACATTCTACGACCATGCCGTGCGGCTCTACATTTCCGCGGCGGCGATGCCGGAGGAACTTTTGCTGCACCGCCGGGGCACCGAGGGGTTTGAATTCGACCGCACGGCATCCCGGCTGTTTGAGATGCGCAGTGCCGAATATCTTGCGCTGCACCATGAAAAGCGCGCCGCCGAGTAA
- a CDS encoding protease inhibitor Inh/omp19 family protein, translating into MQLRYAMTGLVVALALAGCQRTAYDYNSSPNAGPAPLTAQPVPSVQGGQLPPVNNSQFPAAPASTAPMPGAQSGAMAANALDVTKESMVGSWRVNGSCDMFLTLTNLGSGSRGGTRGCVGELTAMGSWEVAGKQVLLKDRSGNQLGSVYKTADNRFEGQTSTGQQISLSR; encoded by the coding sequence ATGCAGTTGCGATATGCGATGACAGGTCTGGTGGTGGCTCTCGCTCTAGCCGGTTGTCAGCGTACGGCATATGATTACAACTCCAGCCCGAATGCCGGGCCGGCGCCGTTGACGGCGCAGCCGGTTCCCTCGGTTCAGGGTGGGCAGCTTCCGCCGGTCAACAACTCGCAGTTCCCCGCGGCGCCGGCATCGACGGCACCGATGCCGGGCGCGCAGTCCGGCGCCATGGCTGCGAATGCGCTCGATGTCACCAAGGAATCGATGGTCGGAAGCTGGCGCGTCAATGGCAGCTGCGACATGTTCCTGACGCTCACCAATCTCGGCAGCGGTTCGCGCGGCGGCACACGTGGCTGCGTCGGCGAGCTGACGGCGATGGGCTCCTGGGAGGTTGCCGGCAAGCAGGTGCTGCTCAAGGACCGCTCGGGCAATCAGCTCGGCAGCGTTTACAAGACGGCCGACAACCGCTTCGAGGGCCAGACCAGCACGGGCCAGCAGATCAGCCTCAGCCGGTAA